A part of Salmo salar chromosome ssa18, Ssal_v3.1, whole genome shotgun sequence genomic DNA contains:
- the LOC106577930 gene encoding zinc finger protein RFP isoform X2: MASLMSEEQFQCCICLDIFTNPVSIPCGHNFCLTCIKGYWDTRERFECPLCKESFLRRPELRINRAFKDITEHFQRSLKADEGDYQDIGVLASQCSPGLGPEPDAVSCDVCTGTKQRAVKSCLVCQGSYCENHLGPHQREPALQRHRLTDPATFATRGLCRKHERPLELYCRNDQTPVCVRCNETDHKGHNTIPMERENKKMRTQMKKTEGDLLKMVQDRLRKMDEIKHSVELSRISAEKEIEGSVLVFSELVCSIERSQAELIEVIEEKQKAAERRAEGLINELEREIIELQRRSTELEQLSHTEDHLHFLQSFPSLSTPPPTKDWSEISVYSDLCVDTVRAAMSQLVDTCRDFEKRLCEAELRRTQKYAVDVTLDPVTAASWLVLSSDGKQVSLGYQQNHSLPADPRRFDSCVCVLGKQGFATGRRYWVVQVGDKTDWDVGVAKESVNRKGSVTVRPDQGYWAVCRRKGSHLSACAGPSVPLHLRKKPRKVGVFVDFEEGLVSFYNMEAKAHIYSYRGCGFTETLYPYFNPCLHDDGKNTAPLVICSVEGEAGPIQEIVRSKVPPAALALAGRSRQSSVGSVSLHF; encoded by the exons ATGGCTTCCCTCATGTCAGAGGAGCAGTTCCAGTGCTGTATCTGCCTGGACATCTTCACCAACCCCGTGTCCATCCCGTGCGGTCACAACTTCTGCCTGACCTGCATCAAAGGCTACTGGGACACCCGCGAGCGCTTCGAGTGCCCCCTCTGCAAGGAAAGCTTCCTCCGTCGGCCAGAGCTACGCATCAATCGCGCTTTTAAGGACATCACTGAGCACTTCCAGAGGTCCCTAAAG GCAGATGAAGGCGATTATCAAGATATAGGAGTATTAGCGTCACAGTGTTCACCAGGGCTCGGTCCTGAGCCCGATGCAGTTTCCTGCGATGTCTGTACCGGGACGAAGCAGAGAGCTGTTAAGTCCTGTCTGGTATGTCAGGGGTCGTACTGCGAGAACCACCTGGGGCCTCACCAGAGAGAGCCGGCCCTCCAGAGGCACAGGCTGACGGACCCAGCAACCTTCGCCACGCGAGGCCTGTGCCGGAAGCATGAGAGGCCCCTGGAGCTGTACTGCAGGAACGACCAGACACCGGTGTGTGTGAGATGCAATGAGACTGACCACAAGGGCCACAACACTATccctatggagagagagaacaagaagatGAGG ACTCAGATGAAGAAGACTGAAGGAGATTTGTTGAAGATGGTTCAGGACAGACTGAGGAAGATGGATGAGATCAAACACTCAGTGGAGCTCAGCAGA ATAAGTGCTGAAAAAGAAATTGAGGGCAGTGTACTAGTCTTTAGCGAACTGGTGTGCTCCATCGAGAGAAGCCAGGCTGAGCTCATCGAGGTGATTGAGGAGAAGCAGAAAGCAGCAGAGAGGCGCGCTGAAGGGCTCATCAATGAGCTGGAGCGGGAAATCATTGAACTACAGAgaagaagcactgagctggagcagctctcacacacagaggaccaTCTCCACTTCCTACAG agttttccctctctctccactcctccacccaccAAGGACTGGTCTGAGATCAGTGTATACTCCGATCTATGTGTGGACACTGTGAGGGCTGCTATGTCTCAGCTTGTGGACACCTGCAGAGACTTCGAAAAGAGATTATGTGAAGCGG AGCTGAGGAGAACCCAGAAATATGCAG TGGACGTCACTCTGGATCCAGTCACAGCCGCCTCGTGGCTCGTCCTGTCCTCCGATGGGAAGCAGGTGAGTCTGGGATACCAGCAGAACCACTCCCTTCCTGCTGACCCTCGGAGGTTTGACTCCTGCGTCTGTGTGCTGGGAAAGCAAGGCTTTGCCACCGGGAGGCGCTACTGGGTAGTCCAG GTGGGCGACAAGACAGACTGGGATGTGGGCGTGGCTAAAGAGTCTGTCAACAGGAAGGGGAGTGTCACGGTGAGGCCGGACCAAGGCTACTGGGCTGTGTGCCGGAGGAAAGGCAGCCATCTTAGCGCGTGCGCCGGGCCATCTGTCCCCCTTCACCTGAGAAAGAAGCCGCGGAAGGTTGGGGTGTTTGTGGATTTCGAGGAGGGATTGGTCTCCTTTTACAACATGGAGGCGAAGGCTCATATTTATAGTTACAGGGGATGCGGCTTCACTGAGACACTGTATCCGTATTTTAACCCCTGTCTCCATGACGACGGGAAGAACACCGCCCCATTGGTTATCTGTTCTGTGGAAGGGGAGGCGGGGCCTATACAGGAAATTGTGAGGTCTAAGGTCCCGCCCGCGGCCCTGGCGCTGGCTGGGAGGAGCCGTCAATCATCTGTTGGCTCTGTTTCGCTACACTTCTGA
- the LOC106577930 gene encoding cerebellin-1 isoform X3 — translation MPCLPLPCSSLPRPIMSVSPTLFLGLILFLQFGPPGARAQNDTEPIVLEGKCLVVCDSTPSSEPSGNALGMSVRSGTGRVAFSAVRNTNHEPSEMSNRTMTIYFDQILVNVGSHFDPARSIFVAPRTGVYSFCFNVVKVYNRQTIQVSLVLNGHPIISAFAGDQDVTREAATNAGLVTMERGDKAYLKLERGNLMGGWKYSTFSGFLVFPL, via the exons ATGCCCTGCCTTCCGCTTCCTTGTTCATCTTTGCCCCGTCCCATAATGTCCGTAAGCCCCACCTTGTTCCTTGGACTAATTCTGTTCCTCCAATTTGGTCCCCCGGGGGCCAGGGCTCAGAATGACACTGAGCCAATCGTGTTGGAGGGGAAGTGCCTGGTGGTTTGTGACTCCACCCCCTCATCGGAACCGTCGGGTAACGCTCTGGGGATGTCGGTGCGGTCGGGGACTGGTCGAGTGGCGTTTTCCGCTGTCAGGAACACCAACCACGAACCCTCGGAGATGAGCAACCGTACTATGACCATATATTTTGACCAG atcCTTGTGAATGTGGGCAGCCATTTTGATCCAGCACGGAGCATCTTCGTGGCGCCTAGAACAGGAGTCTATAGTTTCTGTTTCAACGTGGTCAAGGTCTATAACCGACAGACCATTCAG GTGAGTCTGGTTTTAAATGGACATCCGATCATCTCAGCCTTTGCTGGGGACCAAGACGTGACCAGGGAAGCAGCCACCAACGCTGGCCTGGTCACcatggagagaggagacaagGCTTATCTCAAACTGGAGAGAGGGAACCTGATGGGGGGGTGGAAATACTCCACCTTCTCTGGGTTTCTGGTGTTTCCTTTGtaa
- the LOC106577930 gene encoding zinc finger protein RFP isoform X1: protein MASLMSEEQFQCCICLDIFTNPVSIPCGHNFCLTCIKGYWDTRERFECPLCKESFLRRPELRINRAFKDITEHFQRSLKVKAQQADEGDYQDIGVLASQCSPGLGPEPDAVSCDVCTGTKQRAVKSCLVCQGSYCENHLGPHQREPALQRHRLTDPATFATRGLCRKHERPLELYCRNDQTPVCVRCNETDHKGHNTIPMERENKKMRTQMKKTEGDLLKMVQDRLRKMDEIKHSVELSRISAEKEIEGSVLVFSELVCSIERSQAELIEVIEEKQKAAERRAEGLINELEREIIELQRRSTELEQLSHTEDHLHFLQSFPSLSTPPPTKDWSEISVYSDLCVDTVRAAMSQLVDTCRDFEKRLCEAELRRTQKYAVDVTLDPVTAASWLVLSSDGKQVSLGYQQNHSLPADPRRFDSCVCVLGKQGFATGRRYWVVQVGDKTDWDVGVAKESVNRKGSVTVRPDQGYWAVCRRKGSHLSACAGPSVPLHLRKKPRKVGVFVDFEEGLVSFYNMEAKAHIYSYRGCGFTETLYPYFNPCLHDDGKNTAPLVICSVEGEAGPIQEIVRSKVPPAALALAGRSRQSSVGSVSLHF, encoded by the exons ATGGCTTCCCTCATGTCAGAGGAGCAGTTCCAGTGCTGTATCTGCCTGGACATCTTCACCAACCCCGTGTCCATCCCGTGCGGTCACAACTTCTGCCTGACCTGCATCAAAGGCTACTGGGACACCCGCGAGCGCTTCGAGTGCCCCCTCTGCAAGGAAAGCTTCCTCCGTCGGCCAGAGCTACGCATCAATCGCGCTTTTAAGGACATCACTGAGCACTTCCAGAGGTCCCTAAAG GTCAAAGCCCAGCAGGCAGATGAAGGCGATTATCAAGATATAGGAGTATTAGCGTCACAGTGTTCACCAGGGCTCGGTCCTGAGCCCGATGCAGTTTCCTGCGATGTCTGTACCGGGACGAAGCAGAGAGCTGTTAAGTCCTGTCTGGTATGTCAGGGGTCGTACTGCGAGAACCACCTGGGGCCTCACCAGAGAGAGCCGGCCCTCCAGAGGCACAGGCTGACGGACCCAGCAACCTTCGCCACGCGAGGCCTGTGCCGGAAGCATGAGAGGCCCCTGGAGCTGTACTGCAGGAACGACCAGACACCGGTGTGTGTGAGATGCAATGAGACTGACCACAAGGGCCACAACACTATccctatggagagagagaacaagaagatGAGG ACTCAGATGAAGAAGACTGAAGGAGATTTGTTGAAGATGGTTCAGGACAGACTGAGGAAGATGGATGAGATCAAACACTCAGTGGAGCTCAGCAGA ATAAGTGCTGAAAAAGAAATTGAGGGCAGTGTACTAGTCTTTAGCGAACTGGTGTGCTCCATCGAGAGAAGCCAGGCTGAGCTCATCGAGGTGATTGAGGAGAAGCAGAAAGCAGCAGAGAGGCGCGCTGAAGGGCTCATCAATGAGCTGGAGCGGGAAATCATTGAACTACAGAgaagaagcactgagctggagcagctctcacacacagaggaccaTCTCCACTTCCTACAG agttttccctctctctccactcctccacccaccAAGGACTGGTCTGAGATCAGTGTATACTCCGATCTATGTGTGGACACTGTGAGGGCTGCTATGTCTCAGCTTGTGGACACCTGCAGAGACTTCGAAAAGAGATTATGTGAAGCGG AGCTGAGGAGAACCCAGAAATATGCAG TGGACGTCACTCTGGATCCAGTCACAGCCGCCTCGTGGCTCGTCCTGTCCTCCGATGGGAAGCAGGTGAGTCTGGGATACCAGCAGAACCACTCCCTTCCTGCTGACCCTCGGAGGTTTGACTCCTGCGTCTGTGTGCTGGGAAAGCAAGGCTTTGCCACCGGGAGGCGCTACTGGGTAGTCCAG GTGGGCGACAAGACAGACTGGGATGTGGGCGTGGCTAAAGAGTCTGTCAACAGGAAGGGGAGTGTCACGGTGAGGCCGGACCAAGGCTACTGGGCTGTGTGCCGGAGGAAAGGCAGCCATCTTAGCGCGTGCGCCGGGCCATCTGTCCCCCTTCACCTGAGAAAGAAGCCGCGGAAGGTTGGGGTGTTTGTGGATTTCGAGGAGGGATTGGTCTCCTTTTACAACATGGAGGCGAAGGCTCATATTTATAGTTACAGGGGATGCGGCTTCACTGAGACACTGTATCCGTATTTTAACCCCTGTCTCCATGACGACGGGAAGAACACCGCCCCATTGGTTATCTGTTCTGTGGAAGGGGAGGCGGGGCCTATACAGGAAATTGTGAGGTCTAAGGTCCCGCCCGCGGCCCTGGCGCTGGCTGGGAGGAGCCGTCAATCATCTGTTGGCTCTGTTTCGCTACACTTCTGA